From a single Silene latifolia isolate original U9 population chromosome 6, ASM4854445v1, whole genome shotgun sequence genomic region:
- the LOC141588580 gene encoding uncharacterized protein LOC141588580 gives MKRTNTTPITSFFPKKNHNDDAQSHRSSSPLDEPTEIEEPQHGDTKIGTSSHLSKEPILDRLTDFDVISLPHDPGLRRKLTDFHINDRDIIRREYVRRGPCQPRDHKFPKTKRNFVVAWFDKFKPWLEYSKEKGATFYFVCYLFKSESVSGGEAFVNGGFKTWSKTDAFNKHVGNHMSAHNNAMKNFDVFNKQKSSIMCCFENYTKEAKNDYRIRMEAAIDALRFITLQGLASRGHDESDESLNQGNFLEIRKTFAKRDSNVARALFDKKIPGNCTLIAPGIQKQIVFRKGDH, from the coding sequence ATGAAGAGAACTAATACGACGCCTATTACAAGTTTTTTCCCGAAAAAAAATCACAATGATGATGCACAAAGTCACCGGAGTTCAAGCCCCTTAGATGAACCAACTGAAATTGAAGAGCCCCAACATGGTGATACCAAAATAGGTACTAGTTCCCATCTTTCCAAAGAGCCAATTTTAGATAGGTTGACCGATTTCGATGTTATTTCTCTTCCACACGATCCTGGGTTAAGGAGAAAGTTAACAGATTTCCACATCAATGATCGTGATATAATAAGAAGAGAGTATGTTCGAAGAGGTCCATGCCAACCTCGTGATCACAAATTTCCGAAAACAAAGCGTAACTTTGTTGTTGCGTGGTTTGATAAGTTTAAGCCTTGGTTGGAGTATAGTAAAGAAAAGGGTGCgacattttattttgtttgttatttATTCAAAAGTGAATCCGTATCCGGTGGTGAGGCATTTGTGAATGGGGGGTTCAAAACTTGGAGCAAAACTGATGCATTTAATAAACATGTTGGTAATCATATGAGTGCTCATAATAATGCCATGAAGAATTTTGATGTTTTTAATAAACAAAAATCTTCTATTATGTGTTGCTTTGAAAATTACACCAAAGAAGCTAAAAATGATTATCGCATTCGAATGGAAGCTGCAATAGATGCATTACGGTTCATTACTCTACAAGGGTTGGCATCTCGTGGTCATGATGAAAGTGATGAATCCTTAAACCAAGGTAATTTCCTAGAGATTAGGAAAACATTTGCAAAGCGTGATAGTAATGTGGCTCGAGCTCTTTTTGATAAAAAGATACCTGGTAATTGTACTCTCATAGCACCTGGAATCCAAAAACAAATTGTTTTTCGCAAAGGAGACCACTAA
- the LOC141658943 gene encoding uncharacterized protein LOC141658943, whose protein sequence is MATSSTPSTTSLGKDSWLRSVMDKCILKDDGINFLEWESNIKSAALSDNVLTYLTDAPSIEPGARASSAVRTAYDDYVRMLNDIKNVLIWSISPKLKLSCISLNAYEIFTRMITMFSQTPKVRQYDAAARFFEAKLERGQKVGPHVLKMVEYVDILERLGCKIPKTLVVDRILHSLPTKFAHFRVNYNMNDMDKSYHEIHALLTQAERDMEASGSEKGDVLTMKLKNMSLGVKKGKGKEKSQFKKSSKKIDKGKGKAVENGNPKAKSVKLSEAECFHCNGKGHYRRSCPKYLEDLKEGRVTPIGYKGRASTSKR, encoded by the exons atggcaacttcatcaactccatcgactacttcactaggcaaagattcatggctaaggtccgtaatggacaaatgtattttaaaagatgacggtattaactttcttgaatgggaatccaacatcaaaagtgccgcgttgtccgataatgtgctcacttacttgaccgatgctccttctatcgagcccggtgcaagagcttcatcggcggtgcggaccgcctatgatgactatgtgaggatgttgaatgatatcaagaatgtgttgatatggtcaatatcgccaaagctcaagctttcatgcatttctttaaatgcttacgagatattcactcgtatgatcactatgttttcacaaacaccaaaagtccgtcaatacgatgcggcggcacgcttctttgaagctaagcttgagaggggccaaaaggttggtccccatgtccttaaaatggtcgaatatgttgacatcctagagcgtctagggtgtaagattcctaagactcttgtggtggatcgtatccttcactcactccccaccaagtttgcccactttagggtaaactacaatatgaatgacatggataagagttaccatgaaattcatgcactcctcacccaagcggagagggatatggaggcaagtgggagtgaaaagggagatgttttaaccatgaagttaaagaacatgtctcttggagtcaagaaaggaaagggaaaagaaaagtcccaattcaagaaatcgtcaaagaaaattgacaagggaaaggggaaggccgttgagaatggcaatcccaaggcaaaaagtgtcaagctctctgaggccgaatgtttccattgtaatgggaaggggcattataggaggagttgtcccaaatacttggaggatctcaaggaagggcgtgtgacgcctattg ggtataagggacgtgcaagcactagcaaaaggtga
- the LOC141588581 gene encoding uncharacterized protein LOC141588581, which yields MALYLRYVDYKTGEVKERFLGIVHVGDTTSLTLKAAIEKLLGANSLTLSSVRGQGYDGASNMRGSINGLKTLIMKESPSAYYVHCFAHLLQLTLVAVAKKNVDCSVLFDSLATLLNVIASSCKRKDILQEIQAENILKASQKGELVSGSGLNQEKGLSRPALVDVTTKNLKKIREDGWIAHMENVTSFCQKYEISVPIMSDMYVVPGRYKRGKKQVDNLHHFRIDVFLSLID from the exons ATGGCTCTTTATTTGCGGTATGTTGATTATAAAACAGGAGAGGTGAAAGAAAGATTTTTGGGTATTGTGCATGTGGGTGACACTACTTCCTTAACACTTAAAGCTGCGATAGAAAAGTTGCTTGGAGCAAATTCTCTTACTCTTTCTAGCGTTAGAGGCCAGGGCTATGATGGTGCTAGTAATATGAGAGGTTCAATTAATGGTCTTAAAACCTTAATCATGAAGGAGTCTCCTTCTGCTTATTATGTTCATTGTTTTGCTCATCTACTTCAACTTACACTTGTTGCAGTGGCTAAGAAAAATGTTGATTGTAGTGTCCTTTTTGATTCCCTTGCCACTTTACTTAATGTAATTGCAAGTTCTTGTAAACGTAAAGATATTCTCCAAGAAATACAAGCTGAAAATATTCTAAAAGCAtcacaaaagggtgaacttgtaTCTGGAAGTGGCTTAAATCAAGAGAAAGGTTTAAGTAGGCCAG CTCTTGTTGATGTGACAACAAAGAATTTAAAGAAGATTAGAGAAGATGGGTGGATTGCTCACATGGAAAATGTGACATCATTTTGTCAAAAATATGAAATCAGTGTTCCTATCATGAGTGATATGTATGTGGTTCCGGGGAGATACAAGCGCGGAAAGAAACAAGTGGATAATCTACATCATTTTCGAATCGACGTGTTTTTGAGTTTGATTGATTAG